In Cherax quadricarinatus isolate ZL_2023a chromosome 1, ASM3850222v1, whole genome shotgun sequence, the DNA window TTTTTAATTAGTTTGATATTTTATGTACTTGCACACATCATTTAACTTTATTAAATTGTCTGTTGTGGTCTTCAGCCAGACAGGAAGCCCATGGTTTGGAAAAGCACATCCCCCAAGATAGGTAGAATTCTTGGTGCCTGTGAGGggtctcttgatgcaaggaattggacctgattGCTTtattcccccaggtgctgtataactctTAAGAGGTTTAGAGCTTCCCTTGAAATATGATAATTGGACAGGTATATTTtgcctataatttttttttcaacatgccacccatttcctaccaaggcagggtgggccccccccaaaaaagaaatgctttcaccatcattcacacacaatcactgtctttgcagatgtgacagttcagatgtcactccatgcatcaaatatcccaaacccttcatttgaagtgcaggtattgtacttcccacctccagggctcaagtctagttaatcagtttccctgaatcccttcacaaaatattaccctgctcacactccaacagcttgtcaagtcccaaaaaccatttatctTCATTCTCACTTatctcacatacacatacaggtctgctgtatgtccaagccccttgcacacaaaacctcttttaccccctccctccatcctttcctaggacaaccactatccctcctcctctccactaCAGATATATACACCTGTAATtgccagcaagcgtgcgtgagcgtgttagataggagtgaatggagatgaatggtacttgggacctgacgatctgttggagtgtgagcagggtaatatttagtgaagggattcagggaaaccggttattttcatatagtcggacttgagtcctggaaatgggaagtacaatgcctgcactttaaaggaggggtttgggatattggcagtttggagggatatgttgtgtatctttatatgtgtatgcttctagactgttgtattctgagcacctctgcaaaaacagcgataatgtgcgagtgtggtgaaagtgttgaatgatgatgaaagtattttctttttggggattttctttcttttttgggtcaccctgcctcggtgggagacggccgacttgttgaaaaaaaaaaaaaaaaaaaaaattgccaaatTCTCATATTGTCTTCTTTTAATGGAAGATGTAGCATTGACAGTTTCCTGATCCTAACAACTGGAGCAGATCAAATCTCACTAATTCAGTTAAACCTGGAAACCCTGCCTTCCTTCAATTTTTTTGGTTAGACGGGATGTGTTTACTCTCCTTTGATTCTGGAGGATTGTGGAATGAAATTTATAGGTTTTGAATTGCTTTGGTTACTTATTTATAACTGTGACATGGCATATAAATGGCCATGTTACAGTTAGTAATTATTACATTCAGAGGGAGTGTGCCAAACCTACGAGTCAGTGCCTGGGAATGGGAAACAATCTTGTTTGATCTAAAGAGGGGGATACTAGGTCTACATTCCTTGGATCttgagcccctcaccagtatcaaagtatcttccttgaggggagcaagTTAGTAATAATAGCAGAAAATTTGTAGCAGTAGAAAATTGCAAACTTTAATTTGTATTCTAAGCACTGAATAACCAAATAGGTCCAgtgcttttttgtttttttcttttaaatcaGTCTTGTATTCTCTTTACTTCAGATTatcctgtgttgtgtactgtacatAAAGGATACACAATACTTTTTTTTGTAGTAGGGTAATGAAACTTTGTGATTTATTTATGTCATATAAACGTACAAACATTTCTGATCACATTTCACAGATTCAGTACACTTGCACAATGTAACAACTACTAATGCCTTGGAGAGCAATTTACAATTTTATGCTAGTTGCAAAAACATATTTTATCTGGAATTTACATGTAATTCATCATGaaactttacaataatttgattAACATTTTGATGCACAACTTTAAAGATGTTTGCTGATTCAGCTGTGCATAATATGTCTGCAACATAACCATTGGTCCAGAGTTTGAAATACAGTTTACACATACTTGTAATTTttacttaaaataataataagctCTCCTTTgaagtatgttgtgtgtgtataacTTAAGACTTGTCTATTGTTAAAAATGGTTAAGAACTCTGCGTTTGACTTCCCCAACTATAAGTGTATGTGCACTCCAGCATACATCTGATGGCTTATGCAGACAATGTATACTCTGGGTTTGCAATCACGTGATATTTACTGCATTTTGTATTAGTTTAGGATTACTGGATATAGCAACCAACTTTTCCACATCTGTGCAGTTACCAGAAGTGTCTTGACTTGGCTTTAGTGAGTTCACAGCATCTGGGAGATTCTTGAGCAGGTCAAACACTTCACCATATTCAGGTATCAAAGGTCTTAGACTGTCCCCCTCCAGTGAATCTGTCCGCAGACCTGAGATATGGGTAGATGCAATAAGAGATCATCTCTATTATTCTCTTCAGAAGAGAGTATTCAGAAGAAAACAGGGTGATAAGACAGGATGAGAATGCATGGATAAAATAATTGAAATAAAGAAGGGATGAAACTGTGGGTAGAAAAGGGAAGAGAAGATAAAGCAAAGTAGGTAAAGAAAGCAGTGAGAGAGATAGGTGAAGAAACAGAAAAGGGAAAGAATAAAATAGGAAAGGAGTGGAATATGGATTGAGGTAAAGAAAGGCATTGTAAGGGAAGGAGGTGAAAATGAAGACAAAGAAtgaaccataccatgggtggggatagaacccgcaatcagagagtcataaaactccagaccgaccaACAGTAAATAAATGAAGAAAGGGGAAGAGACAAAAATAAAGAGAAGAGAAACAAAGATAGGCAGAAAGGAAAAAAATAAGTGACTGAGGCAGATGGGGCAGAAAATATTTCCACTGTgtgaactctctccaagtaaaaaCCTGATTTGTTTAGCAGTAAATAATCATATAAAAATTACCATAAAAACAGAATAGAATAAATGTAATAGTTTGTTTTAAATAATAAATTGCAATATTTGACAtatgtattattacagtggacccccgcataacgatggcatcgcatagcgatttttccgcataacgattacttttatcgcaaaatttttgccgcgcataccgattaaaaacccgcataccgattttcgtccgagacgcgtccaatgtgccctcacatgtgccggccgtcccattgtttaccagccagcctccgcggtaacatccaagcatacactcggaatatttcgtattattacagtgttttcggtgctgtttctggaaaataagtgaccatgggccccaagaaagcttctagtgccaaccctgtggtaaaaagggtgagaattagtatggaaattaagaaagattttgaagggtttggggctaaccctgagaagcctatgccagttgtggaatccattgtgcctacttcaaagattaaggaaatgtgtgcacagtgggttgaactgcaaacctttatagatgaaaatcaccctgacacagctgttgcaagccgtgctggtgactatttcaatgacaatgttatggcccattttaggaaagtcttgaaggaacgggaggtacagagctctatggacagatttgttgtgcgacagaggtccagtgactctcaagctagtcctagtggcattaaaagaagaagggaagtaaccccagaaaaggacttgctacctcaagtcctaatggaaggggattccccttctaaacagtaagaagataatgctctcccctcctcccatcccatcaatcatcaccagatcttcaataaaagtaagtgtcatgtaattgtgcatgcctttttcagtttgtgtgtattaaaattaacatttcatgtggtaaaaaaaattttttttcatacttttgggcgtcttgcacggattaattttatttccattatttcttatggggaaaattcattcgcataacgattatttcgcataacgatgagccctcttgcacggattaaaatcgttaaccgggggtccactgtattattataatcaaaaagaagcgctaagccacaagggctatacagctttgaCATATGTAACATGATTCTAAATACACTAAAATATATATGTAGAGAATGCTATCGCTATATTTACCAGCTATACTTTTGTATAGACAAAAAAAGTGGTATACGATACTGACCTAAGACAGTAGAGGTGAGCGAGCCAGAGGGTGACCCATCTCCTTCATATGCATAAGCTCTGAGGTCATCCTGGGCTAGTAGAGGTGGTGCAGAATTTTCAATAGCATCAGTGATGACTTGTGCTCCACTTGTGGTTGGGCATGCTGATGTTGGACATACTACAGATATACATGTTGTAGGGCATTCTGTTGGTGAAAAACTGGCTCTACTCTCTAGAACTACATCCTCTACAGTATTAATTGCTGCTATGGAACACCTCTGAGGGCTAGATTTACCTTTAATCTTATTTTCACTCCCAGAATGTTTTAAGGTGCTTCCAATTATGTTTGCTTCCTTTATTCCTATGGCCTCAACTCCAATGGTCGGAAGCCTTAAAGGAGTAATTATGTGGTCTGGGCCTGTAAAAGTAATAGCATCAGTTAATGGGTTAAACTTTAAAATAACTCCACAAAAAACCTGTACTTACGAGACAAACTCATGACAATGTTTTGGTTCAACTTGCACCATTAGTAAGTCACACAAAGAAATTCGAAGGGAGGGAGTCAGAATCTATACAGAAGTGGTAGAATGGGAGAAGGTAGTAGTGCAGTAAGGATAAAAATATGAAGGTAGGACAgtagcagtaaaaaaaaaaaggcaggaaCTGGAATATTAGCAAACAAATGGTGGTAGTCTATAAGAACAAGAGAACAGAAAGCACTGCAGGAGAACTACTGGCCCAAGGGATGTTTAGGATAAATCTCATAGGACAGAACCACCTAGGCGGATGACAGGAAAGGCAATAAAAATATAGGAAAGGTGACTTCACCTGACAAAGGTCAAGTGAAACCACAAGTGTTCTGATTTTGATGTACAgtttgttaacccttaaactgtccaaacgtagatctatgttttttcaacatttgaaagtatgtaaaaaaatgtacagctttttttttaaatttgaaaacgtgtaaaaaaactttgttatatgtatgtaaaaaaagtagatctacttttggagcactacacatctgaacgtagatctgtttggacagtttaagggttaatggtccaagttgggctGAAATGCTATCATGAGTGTCTCccaagtgcaggttatttgtgtattgttccagccactgtattgtgactttttattaattattagttGATTTTGTAATATAGACTCTTTTCAAGTACACTGGCTGTCTTGGCAGGAGGCAGCCAGTGCCTTTCCAGAAGTGCAGATGTAAGTTTTAATGATCCTTAAAGCTGCAAATACTGTACTTTCCACTCCAGGATTGAGGTATGGCTAATGGGTTTTCCTGAATCAGTTCATTAATGTTAACTTGTTTACACTCCAAAAGCACATCcagtctaacatgctcacacaagcctgttggatgcttAACTCCCTAGCTTTCAGTACCTCttttactcccctccctccctccttcctgagGTAACCCCTATCCCTCCTTTCATCTCAGTTTAATACACCCTCCAGGTCATCCTAATCTGCTCTATCCTTTTTAATGTTCATACAACCTCAATTTATatctatataaaatatttattatcaGCATCTAAGGAGATGAGAGAGAATAAATTTTCTCCAGATAATTTTTATTTGCTTGAGAAagattacctatttgtagctagCCTATAAATTGTTGGGAAAAATCAAGAAACAGATTTGAACATATAAGAAGTACCACATTCACTAACCCTAAACTTTGCTAATTCATCCCCTTACCACCTGAACCATCCCATCATTGTTAAGTATGGAAAACTGCACTCTCCCACTTACAAATCAGACATATAACTTGCTCAGGGATACATGGAGAAATGACCTACACCACTGTGAGAACTGCCAGGTTACACAGTCTGTCCACCATTGCTTAACAGAATGTTCTGTGTCAGGGGACATGCAGGATTTGCTTTTGACATCTACACCACTCTAACGCACTCTGACTTCCTCACTGGAAGTCCCACCTTTGGAACAAACTGACTTGTAAATGGAAACTGACCAATTACTCCAGCTGTAATTTCAATTTTATATTTTCACTAACCCTCTACCTCTTGCAGGCCCCTAAGCTTCGCACACTACTACCTTGGCACATCTCTACTCATAGTGCTGTATGACTCGTATGGGTTCAGTTCCTGCAATGATTATATCTATGTATTATAATGTATGACCTATACGAGTGTTAAGCCTCAGCTTCCTAATGTACATAAGTGACTCATGGAAGCTGTTaaagaaaacaaaaagaaaagacTGGAATCATTACCCCAAACTTGTTTTCTGGCTAAGCTTGCAAACATGAGTGGCATTCAAGAACCTAGATGATGACCTGTTCAAAACTATCTCATATAGGAGACCCATTGTTGAGTATGCAATACCAATGTCGAACTTTTGCCTACTAAAATTACAAGGCAAAACTTGTGAGTGCAAAGAGCATCAAGTTCGGCACTCAAGCTGAGGGAAATGAGCTATAAAGAAATAAGGAGACAATTACTGTAGTCTGTATGTCACTGATTCCTTATTAAAAATGCCTGGATGGCAGTGAGGGACTCTTTGATTCTAAGAAATCAGGCCTATCCTTCCATTCCTTGGCTGGAACCTTAATGTCTCTCATTCCCTAACTTCTATATAACCCATGTGGGTTGAGAGCTTCCGATGattaaaattaataaaaccaCAAGTCACTAAAGGAGCAAAGAGTATGAAAGCTTGTAATACAAACTACTATTTGACATAGGTAGGGTAGACAGTGACTGACTCTACCAGGGATGCAACACGTACAAAGGGACATGGGATATTAggacagggatattaggaagcatttctttagtgtAAGGGTAATAAATAAGCAGAACAATAACAATGGTAGTGACCTCTATAGATGGGGTTTCCCTTTATAGAGGTTCCTGACACAAGTGAACGACTTTTGATTCAAGTAACTGAACCTGTCCTTCCCTGGACTGAACCCAAATACCTTCCAttttccaggcactgtatgacccctatggatttagtgcttccccaagAATGTATTAACATACATGGGTTCAAAAACTATATATAACAGTTTAATCACATCAGTTGACCAAAAGTTATGAGATGGGACCAAGAGTTGGAGCTCCAATCTCTCCCACTCATGAACCCAAAGGTAACTGCACTCTTCACTTTTGTGAATACTATACAGTTCTCTACATACCTTCGAGAGAGAGAGTAATCTTACCAGACCTCTTGATCTTTAGAGATCCAAGTAAAATATTCTCTTCTTTGACTGCTTTGCTTTGAGGATTTCCTGATACTGCTTGTACCACCATGGGAGTTCCTAAAACGTCAGTCACACCTTCTTCACCTCGTGCTGTTCGATACCGGTGAAGGCGAATAGTAAGCAGAACACCAAGCACTACTGCGGCCCAAAGACAAATTTATTAATACAGTGCCAATTTAAACAATTTAAGTAATGACAAAAAAGTGTACAAGTAATCAAGTCATTTACTTGGAAAAAATATGATCAGACCTCATCAAAAGATAAAGTAAGAACTAAATCACTGGAAAAACAAGTCAAAGCTTAATAAATGTTAAAAGGATAACATATATTGTGCCTCTATGATAATGAAGAACTTTTATCAAAGGAATATGAGCTACTGTTTCCTTCCATTAAACCCTAATTACCTCATATTCCTTAGGTGTTGGATGGCCCCTATGGAGTTAGCATTTCTCTGCAAATTTAATGAtagtgtattgtactgtactataAATGGATTACATAAAAATGTGTTGATAAATAAATGAATGAGCAGGAATGGCATGGAATaaaggacttgagtcctggaaatgggaagtacaatgcctacactctaaaggagaggttcgggatattggcagtttactGGTATGGGATTTCAGTGAAATATATTCAATAATTAATGTGCTTTATGAAGaccctaaataaataaataaataaataaggttagtggatgagtttgagaatgtgtgtaaaggtagaaagttgaaagtgaacatagaaaagagtaaggtgatgagggtatcaaatgatttagataaagaaaaattggatatcaaattggggaggaggagtatggaagaagtgaatgttttcagatacttgggagttgacgtgtcggcggatggatttatgaaggatgaggttaatcatagaattgatgagggaaaaaaggtgagtggtgcgttgaggtatatgtggagtcaaaaaacgttatctatggaggcaaagaagggaatgtatgaaagtatagtagtaccaacactcttatatggatgtgaagcttgggtggtaaatgcagcagtgaggagatggttggaggcagtggagatgtcctgtctaagggcaatgtgtggtgtaaatattatgcagaaaattcggagtgtggaaattaggagaaggtgtggagttaataaaagcattagtcagagggcagaagaggggttgttgaggtggtttggtcatttagagagaatggatcaaagtagaatgacatggaaagcatataaatctataggggaagaaaagaggggtaggggtcgtcctcgaaagggttggaaagagggggtaaaggaggttttgtgggcgaggggcttggacttccagcaagcgtgcattagcgtgttagataggagtgaatggagacgaatgatacttgggacctgacgatctgttggagtgtgagcagggtaatatttagtgaagggattcagggaaaccagttattttcatatagtcggacttgagccctggaaatgggaagtacaatgcctgcactttaaaggaggggtttgggatattggcagtttggagggatatgttgtgtatctttatacgtatatgcttctatagGAATCTAAACATTTAATCTTTACAAATATgaaaagagaggaatgcagaggagagagagagattttgggagatgttaagtgaatgtataggagcctttgaaccaagtgagagagtaattgtggtaggggacctgaatgctaaagtaggagaaacttttagagagggtgtggtaggtaagtttagggtgccaggtgtaaatgataatgggagccctttgattgaactttgtatagaaaggggtttagttataggtaatacatattttaagaaaaagaggataaataagtatacaagatatgatgtagggcgaaatgacagtagcttgttggattatgtattggtagataaaagactgttgagtagacttcaggatgtacatgtttatagaggggccacagatatatcagatcactttctagttgtagctacactgagagtaaaaggtagatgggatacaaagagaatagaagcatcagggaagagagaggtgaaggtttataaactaaaagaggaggcagttagggtaagatataaacagctattggaggatagatgggctaatgagagcataggcaatggggtcgaagaggtatggggtaggtttaaaaatgtagagttagagtgttcagcagaagtttgtggatacaggaaagtgggtgcgggagggaagaggagcgattggtggaatgatgatgtgaagagagtagtaagggagaaaaagttagcatatgagaagtttttacaaagtagaagtgatgcaaggagggaagagtatatggagaaaaagagagaggttaagagagtggtgaagcaatgtaaaaagagagcaaatgagagagtgggtgagatgttatcaacaaattttgttgaaaataagaaaaagttttggagtgagattaacaagttaagaaagcctagagaacaaatggatttgtcagttaaagataggagaggagagttattaaatggagagttagaggtattgggaagatggagggaatattttgaggaattgttaaatgttgatgaagatagggaagctgtgatttcatgtatagagcaaggaggaacaacatcttgtaggagtgaggaagagccagttgtgagtgtgggggaagtttgtgaggcagtaggtaaaatgaaagggggtaaggcagccgggattgatgggataaagatagaaatgttaaaagcaggtggggatatagttttggagtggttggtgcaattatttaataaatgtatggaagagggtaaggtacctagggattggcagagagcatgcatagttcctttgtataaaggcaaaggggataaaagagagtgcaaaaattatagggggataagtctgttgagtatacctggcaaagtgtatggtagagttattattgaaagaattaagagtaagacggagaataggatagcagatgaacaaggaggctttaggaaaggtagggggtgtgtggaccaggtgtttacagtgaaacatataagtgaacagtatttagataaggctaaagaggtctttgtggcatttatggatttggaaaaggcgtatgacagggtggataggggggcaatgtggcagatgttgcaggtgtatggtgtaggaggtaggttactgaaagcagtgaagagtttttacgaggatagtgaggctcaagttagagtatgtaggaaagagggaaattatttcccagtaaaagtaggccttagacaaggatgtgtgatgtcaccatggttgtttaatatatttatagatggggttgtaagagaagtaaatgcgagggtcttggcaagaggcgtggagttaaaagataaagaatcacacaaagtgggagttgtcacagttgctctttgctgatgacactgtgctcttgggagattctgaagagaagttgcagagattggtggatgaatttggtagggtgtgcaaaagaagaaaattgaaagtgaatacaggaaagagtaaggttatgaggataacaaaaagattaggtgatgaaagattggatatcagattggagggagagagtatggaggaggtgaatgtattcagatatttgggagtggacgtgtcagcggatgggtctatgaaagatgaggtgaatcatagaattgatgaggggaaaagggtgagtggtgcccttaggagtctgtggagacaaagaactttgtccttggaggcaaagaggggaatgtatgagagtatagttttaccaacgttcttatatgggtgtgaagcatgggtgatgaatgttgcagtgaggagaaggctggaggcagtggagatgtcatgtctgagggcaatgtgtggtgtgaatataatgcagagaattcgtagtttggaagttaggaggaggtgcgggattaccaaaactgttgtccagagggctgaggaagggttgttgaggtggttcggacatgtagagagaatggagcgaaacagaataacttcaagagtgtatcagtctgtagtggaaggaaggcggggtaggggtcggcctaggaaaggttggagagagggggtaaaggaggttttgtgtgcgaggggcttggacttccagcaggcatgcgtgagcgtgtttgataggagtgaatggagacaaatggtttttaatacttgacgtgctgttggagtgtgagcaaagtaacatttatgaaggggttcagggaaaccggcaggccggacttgagtcctggagatgggaagtacagtgcctgcactctgaaggaggggtgttaatgttgcagtttaaaaactgtagtgtaaagcacccttctggcaagacagtgatggagtgaatgatggtgaaagtttttctttttcgggccaccctgccttggtgggaatcggccagtgtgataataaaaaaaaaaatatgaaaaaatcacCCAGAAAAATCAGTAGTGGTAACTTGTAACATACAAGTAACATAGCTTGCATACATTACTTGGCTGAAGTGTGATGACCTGAACGAAGTTTCTAGTGGCGTAGAAAGTTTAACAAATTCTTGtgaatataattaatataataatttacCAGCAGCACAGTATGAGTCATGAAGGTTTAATTAACATTGTCTTAAAGTAATTTTAGTAATACTGACTCACCAACAATAATTACAGAGAGTGTAACAGCAGCTATGGCCATAGGTGCTGTGAGGGGGTTCGTGTGGGCTGGCAGCTTGGTCCATTCACAgttgtctcctgtgtgtgctgGGCCACACAAACAGTGATAGCCAGGTGTCAGGTTGTAGCAGGTGCCTCCATGTAGACAAGGCTGGAATACACACTCATCAACATCTTGACAACTGTGGCCCACCAGCTGTCTTCCCGGCTCACAACTGCAAAGTGTTAGAAAAATTGGTGTTATTTTAGTCATTGTGCAATccgagatatgtatatatattacataactccgtggggaagtggaataagaatctttcctccgtaagccatgcgtgttgtaaaagtcaattaaaatgccgggaacaatgggctagtaaccccttttcctggaataattactaaaaagaataagaagaaaattgtcaaagtgggaagtctgaatgtgtgtggatgttgtgcaaatgataagaaagagatgattgtggatgttatgaa includes these proteins:
- the LOC138852713 gene encoding neural-cadherin-like isoform X1, with the protein product MTKITPIFLTLCSCEPGRQLVGHSCQDVDECVFQPCLHGGTCYNLTPGYHCLCGPAHTGDNCEWTKLPAHTNPLTAPMAIAAVTLSVIIVVVLGVLLTIRLHRYRTARGEEGVTDVLGTPMVVQAVSGNPQSKAVKEENILLGSLKIKRSGKITLSLEGPDHIITPLRLPTIGVEAIGIKEANIIGSTLKHSGSENKIKGKSSPQRCSIAAINTVEDVVLESRASFSPTECPTTCISVVCPTSACPTTSGAQVITDAIENSAPPLLAQDDLRAYAYEGDGSPSGSLTSTVLGLRTDSLEGDSLRPLIPEYGEVFDLLKNLPDAVNSLKPSQDTSGNCTDVEKLVAISSNPKLIQNAVNIT
- the LOC138852713 gene encoding putative neural-cadherin 2 isoform X2, which gives rise to MTKITPIFLTLCSCEPGRQLVGHSCQDVDECVFQPCLHGGTCYNLTPGYHCLCGPAHTGDNCEWTKLPAHTNPLTAPMAIAAVTLSVIIVVVLGVLLTIRLHRYRTARGEEGVTDVLGTPMVVQAVSGNPQSKAVKEENILLGSLKIKRSGKITLSLEGPDHIITPLRLPTIGVEAIGIKEANIIGSTLKHSGSENKIKECPTTCISVVCPTSACPTTSGAQVITDAIENSAPPLLAQDDLRAYAYEGDGSPSGSLTSTVLGLRTDSLEGDSLRPLIPEYGEVFDLLKNLPDAVNSLKPSQDTSGNCTDVEKLVAISSNPKLIQNAVNIT